In the Plasmodium gaboni strain SY75 chromosome 13, whole genome shotgun sequence genome, aaaaattcatctttatgataaaataaataatgatcatcacaaattaaattatcatcatcatcattattattattattattattattattattattaatatttattttattatttgtaacctctaaatttatattcattttattaatttgCATGTTTTCACTTGtgttattataaaatattgaatgtttatgaaaaaataaaaacagAACATATGTATATCCATGAAATATAGTACTcgatatttttattataaaacGTATTAACTCTTGAGgaaatattttcttcaatttattaataaaattatataatataattaataatttttcagATGGGAGATATAACAgttttattaatttattataattatttttataattattgaagaaacatatttttattatatctaaTAGAAATGAAAACATATTAGATAATTCTTTcagtaaatatatttcttcattatatgtataatatatattatttaattgtgtattattatatgagAAGAAAGagaaataattaattttattcataaCTATACTACTAGATCTATaatcctttttattatttccacttaaagaattaaattcttttaattttgatatgattttatatatatgatcATATAATATGGTAAATATAGGTATTCTATgatttataaatacaacACAACATTGAACACTTAAACATCTAGctataatattattacttttaCTAATAcgtattatataatttaaataatcaCAAAAATCTTCAAAATTTGTATAttccttattttttaattcttttcgaattaaacatatttttgttctttcttcttcatttaaataattcaaaCTAATATGTTGgtcatataaatattcttCTCTTCTTAATTTATTAAGTATAACATCTTCATGATCATCTTCTTTAGTTTCGttataataacaattaaaaatattactattattattttcatcataattaatatcatttacttgaagaaaattttttatcGAATATGGACATGGTCTTGTAATATATTctattctttttatttttttcttacatatattattcttattattatcatttgtaTTTAATAACTTCTCTCCTTTTCTCTCATcaatattaaataatgttGATTCGTCATGTTTTAAATTATCTCGTAAcatgtttttattttctctataactattattatttaaacGATCATTAGATATGTTCATACTATTTTTACTactaatattattattattcttattatttaatattcttttaGAGGTTAAAAAGGACATACCCTTGAAATTATTTCctataaaatttttttttaatatattatcttcCAAAGAATTCATCatgttattattactattactattactattattattattattaatattaatattactACTAATACCTTTCTCTTTCTCATTTGTTAATACATCTAATCGAtcctttatatttttaaaattcATACTCAGATTTCCtattaatgatatataattctttcTCATATAAAAACCCCTTTTCTTATAATCCTCAAAAAATATCTCTTCATAATCATCTGAAGAATAATTTAAGTTGAATACACGGAAATGCTTACAATAATTTTCATTCATAATTTGTTTTCTGATATCTATATCACAACATAAATATACACCTTGATTGTTTCCTTTctcatttaaataaaatggattatttaatttataatataaaattattttttctaattcCTTTTCTTTCCTTAAAAACATGTTATTCGaataatcattttttttatccatatatatattattataaccataataattatattctttattttcatatatatttaaagcACTACCCCTTTGAGAATACAAATcatctttttcttcttgtGATTGTAAATGATGTGATTCTGATTGTCTTTCTAACGAGTGGTCTATATGATTCCgtttttcttcatcatctttattatcttctttttcttcttcctCATATAGTTCTTTCTCttgtttaatatattcattttgttcatCATCTTCTTCGTTTATTTCTTCCTTCTTTgcttctttttttttatcttcatttAGTTCTATatcttcttcttcatcaCTAAAAAATGCAGTTCCgtcattattatttaacatatttgaatacaaaataaaggtttcataattatttttaaatatatctaattTGTTATAATTAGGCATGCCTATAATAGTGGATTCTTCATACATAGTATTacacatattattatcatttatttttgaatccatatttttttcttcatctaTAAGATTATTATCTAAATGTATATCttccttattattattattattattattattatgtattgtctcttcttttaaattttgAGTATCTTCACTTTTTTTACTCTTGGTACTAGCTCGTCTTCCTCTTTTGCCTTTCTTATTATCACACTCATTTGTTACTTCTTCTTTGattatttcttcttcaaCCTGTTCATCATAATCACTCATTTTTTCGTTATCTTCCTTTTTAACATCTTCAACTTTGTTTTTTGCTTTCCTTCCAGCTCTTTTATTAATTGTTGTTTTTTTGATAgattcttttttctttgtgCCTTTTCTTTTACCCTTTGGATGTTTGATATCCTCCTCATCCAAATCATGGTCATTATGATCACCTTGATTGTCTTCATCATTGTCTTCATCATTGTCttcatcattttcttcattattatcatcttcATCTTCGTCAATATAATCCAGATCATCTAATTCTGAATCTTCTAAAATAAATTCATCCTCTCTATTTTGCTCCCCTTCATTTTCTTCCTCCTCGTCTTGTTCCTCGTTTACATTGATTGCACTTTTGGTTCCTTcaaaacaaatattttttaaatccttagaaatataaaaagaatatacatatgaaggaaatatatatttaaaatcCAAAAAAGTTAGTAGTAGTAACATTCCTGATATACTATAAGAAGGAATTAGTCTAGTATATTTTAAAACCGAACGAAATAAAAAGGATTGATTATCAGATGTTTTGTTAAAccatatataaaatatccttaatatatatattatattatatcttaatatatatatagatgaatgatgattatattcagttatattatttgaacCTAACCAATCACTAAAActtaataatttatttaataaatataataatgaataaaataattcattGTTTCTATAAGTTTTTAATGTTATGaattcattattatcatgtgttaaattataaaaaaaattaaagagTACATTTAATATACTCTTAACAAAAAACAAAGTTTTTAATCGACActttaatattttgtataaatTCCTTCCACtgaatttattaaaattcATTGTTGctaatttaaatatattcatatttaaaaatattatacttTTTGATATCAACTTAATTAAAAAATCTAAATTgttttcattatataatgctgatcctatattttttacacCATTCTCTATATCAtacttatttatataatttgaatttaaaaacatattatcTGTATATCTTTCATTTGGATCtatatttgtataatatatattattataatttacCTGACTtgttaataaattttttttttttttttttttttctttttctaaAAATGTGTATAAATTTGAATATTCTTTAATTGGCTTGTTCACTTCAtctaatttattattttttatacaaatataattatgatattCACAACCTTTATAGAAAAATCCATCAttgttaataataaaaggTTCTTTGTTTTGATAATCACAtaatttccttttttttgaaacatttttattataactattttcttcattatgCTGATGGATGTTTTGATTTTCACCATCCTCATCATAATTGTCATAATTTTGGTTGTTATATTTGTTTTGATCctgatatatattattattatcattatcatgATCATCATACGTATCATCCTCATTACTATTATCATCGTCATATTCCATATTTGATTCATTTGACATGCCAACTTCATATGTTTGTGATTCATTGTAAGGGTCATATAAGTTATCGAAATAATTTACATTAGAACataaattcatataataatataataagtGTAAAGGTAAGAAAGGATATGTGTccaattttttatttatattattatctgTTGATGTATCATCCAATTCTTCTAATAATTCTACAAATTCATAATTGGTATTTCCTAAGATTATACAATTTCTTGTTGAgttgtttatatatatatcattgtttaatttattaatagagttatttaattctttagatttttttaaagaatatttatctttatcTATTTTACAACATtcaattatttttttaatatttggattatattttgattttaaAGGAAATAAATTGAGAATCATATCTTCATTATCAAATAAGTcttgttttattttttcaacAAAATCATGATTTTTATCTCCAACATggtttatattattttcatttatagaattattatttcttttattaatacttttattatatttatttaatatattaaatatactATGCTTGTAAGcttctttctttttatttttatccATCTCATTAAATTTCttcttttcatatttatataaatcaaGATACAAACCTCTTAAATTGTAATACAAATcaaaatatgttttataaaacattttatcATGACTAATGtaatgttttaaaaatattttcttaggttctttattatttaagGTACCATAAGAATaatctttttctttttttatttctcCGGTAATATGTTGAATTTCTTCTAGACACACAAATATAGAATAACcaaaatgaaatataaaataacCACTGTcatcataaaatattaaattataaataatatttaataaatatctAATAGATACCAAAATAAATTCATTGctgttattattattttgtatattattttgttcagAATTATTTGAAGTGTTAAgtatattaatattattagcaaaatgatttatattattatcatcatcattagGATCTAATTCTTGGTGTGTTTCATCTCTTTGATTTTCTTTCgtttcattattttttttcttgttcttatttctttttttccagttatgttcatatattttttctaaatatatgaagtaataaaataaatatataatatgatgaaagaaattataaaagttgttattattaaatatagCTAATTTGGACAAAGGATAATTACATaaaacattaaaaaatttaatatatgttaaagatatttcttttccactattaaaaaagttatatattaaaatatttgtattacaaaatatttttaatgaaCAAAGAATATAAGAACAATAATTACGTATATTCTTCATatctttataattatatccatttaaatataattcatcagatatatctttatttcttaatatatcattatatgtatatacactttttatattatcataaaaaaaattcttctcattatatatgaattcCATATTGATATCATCTACATTATATACTGCATCTTTTTCTCctttcatattattatcatctcTAGTATCATTggaatttaaaaaatatgatttattttctttaattttattttcttcattgTTTGATACATAATTAGTTTCTTTTGGTTCCTTTCCactataaaaataacagttattattattattattaacacCACCACCACaatcatcatcatcattattattattaatattaatatcacttttattttcattattgGGAATATAATTTTCGCTATAAGGATCGTCATATACACATGTCAATTCATTATCTTCATTCCTtgtattataattattgtcatatataatatcatcaatattattatccattgggttatttatattattagtaCTTTGgaaatacatattattattaagaTTATCATCAAGCTCATCATTCATATCAgcatcatcatcattattatggttttcttttattatattcatattttcatttggcatattattttggtcagaataattttcttcattattgTTTGCTTCATCcatttcattttcttttttctcatttatactcatatttatttctttcatttttttatttattattaaacaTATGTTCTTATACAATACTTCATATAATGCTATGTTATATTTCATTAACATATTAATTCCACCTGAACAGTTCAGGAAATAAAACACAAAATCATTCATAGCTgtaataaaacaaatatcATATGAATTTAAGAAAAGGgaatttttaatatgtatttcatattcttttaaaatataaaaaaaaagattaaaaaattgtttatattctagatatgaaataatataattatgtattttatgtatgtagaaatttttcttattatttttttcatcaaaaacaaaaatttcattttcataaaGAGCATCATAACAGCTATTTTTACTATAATAACATGTATGTTGAAATAATTCTTTCTGgacattttttaattcatatataagTTTACAACATAATTCCTTATTAAACAAATTAGGTTCATACATTTTTCTATTcgtaataatattcatgATGCTCTCTTCCCATTTACTAATTTCTTCAAAGAGTTTAACTTTGCTTAAAATTATACCCAGCAAccttttaatattatatctataaaaaggaacatcaaaatgaaatatatatgtatgtatatatatatatatatatatatatatatatatatatatatattttgtatcATTCTCATTTTAACATTACCTTTTCAGTTTCCTATGTGATGACAACTCTAATAACCTTTCATATAGCGTgtcattattttcatccacctaagaatataaaatacaaGAATGTTTATGTGTTGAAAggtttatatatatatatgaataaacataaatgtgaaatgtatatatatatatattttcttcatataagacattattttttttttctttaatatacttattttttaaaaaacaaaaaatgaataaaattatgtaatataatataatacaatataatataacgTAGTATAgattaatataatataataaatatattctacatatataaatatacatttagctatttattaattctgcggtattttttttccttttttctttattcttttttttttgagcattttaaatatatatattttatacaaacataaaaattaagataaaaaaacaaacaaaaaattaaaacatctgatacatataaatcttttataattaagttttaaaaaatattaaaaatatccGTTTTATAACATGTTTCAACCACCAAAgggaagaaaaaaaaaaaaaaaaaataaaataatgtttttcatttttttttttttttctttttcttttctacatcatatattaaaataaatataatagtcgaaaaaagaataacatattatatatatttttaattaatttatattgaGGTGGTAAAGgatatttaaaaaaaaaaaaaaatttaacatgtataatattttgattacaaataaaaatgcacaaaaaaaaaataaaaaacacaaaaaaaatataagagcaaataaaaatgaattagGTTTATCTATATCATTGAAGTGGAATGATATAATGAATTtcacacatatataaatatataaatatacaaatatataaatatacaaatatataaatatacaaatatatatatatatatatatatataatattacacatatatataatgtctttataatatatatatacatatatatattttttctttttgttcatttatttatttattattatttttttttaaacaaatatataaatatacaaatatataaatatacaaatatatatatatatatatatatatatatatatatatatatatatatataata is a window encoding:
- a CDS encoding hypothetical protein (conserved Plasmodium protein, unknown function), with translation MYFNKDRKDKDEKVPKKSSVINNNMMVQRNKKYMKNMKQSSYNMKYVNKFYKRNSNISTFNNNNNFTFMNFNNLKVENKNNQHGYFNRNINFNNNNKDNIRSSIYNNKQSYFDQDNINYNTLINSQTCVCSIHIDKTDDDINKQQNIINDLVLYNNLNHDSQLNYPTFIEEINFTDNIVLLTGILILPHNDKIFNNLEFEGKTNPLPSECNLSIYVNVVNQYDYHYFKQLYQLSYNFKNRLFFASTNNDTIDSSLLIDKIIIKGNFKNLSVIVLGQIENVAEALRYFKENLYDNNIRSSTNEATLDVENVDFEKDEIYAPHKNVDIKTYNLNSLIKENFNFNILTYESNIEHNFIQTCYNNTQLYKLSNMLEEQFISNNVQHISDLKGEKNGELDKNGELEKNGELEKNGELEKNGELEKNGELEKNGELEKNGELEKNGELEKNGELEQNDKLEKNDKLNKNDKLDKNISENIQEQSAINEHISSDKENSPKDHNNNDLKKEKKKESVLTNTSIDNNVINIDNNEKEYVSHNENTDIEKNHTMKEPFIPPSNKLIIQLLNELTTMYKNEKEIYKNNIPIFKKIIKFGAMWIFYIYKSIQNEKDGFFLNYYKYMQIKLHDILGALFILRRCALYPELLNYIIHLNFVDENNDTLYERLLELSSHRKLKRYNIKRLLGIILSKVKLFEEISKWEESIMNIITNRKMYEPNLFNKELCCKLIYELKNVQKELFQHTCYYSKNSCYDALYENEIFVFDEKNNKKNFYIHKIHNYIISYLEYKQFFNLFFYILKEYEIHIKNSLFLNSYDICFITAMNDFVFYFLNCSGGINMLMKYNIALYEVLYKNICLIINKKMKEINMSINEKKENEMDEANNNEENYSDQNNMPNENMNIIKENHNNDDDADMNDELDDNLNNNMYFQSTNNINNPMDNNIDDIIYDNNYNTRNEDNELTCVYDDPYSENYIPNNENKSDININNNNDDDDCGGGVNNNNNNCYFYSGKEPKETNYVSNNEENKIKENKSYFLNSNDTRDDNNMKGEKDAVYNVDDINMEFIYNEKNFFYDNIKSVYTYNDILRNKDISDELYLNGYNYKDMKNIRNYCSYILCSLKIFCNTNILIYNFFNSGKEISLTYIKFFNVLCNYPLSKLAIFNNNNFYNFFHHIIYLFYYFIYLEKIYEHNWKKRNKNKKKNNETKENQRDETHQELDPNDDDNNINHFANNINILNTSNNSEQNNIQNNNNSNEFILVSIRYLLNIIYNLIFYDDSGYFIFHFGYSIFVCLEEIQHITGEIKKEKDYSYGTLNNKEPKKIFLKHYISHDKMFYKTYFDLYYNLRGLYLDLYKYEKKKFNEMDKNKKKEAYKHSIFNILNKYNKSINKRNNNSINENNINHVGDKNHDFVEKIKQDLFDNEDMILNLFPLKSKYNPNIKKIIECCKIDKDKYSLKKSKELNNSINKLNNDIYINNSTRNCIILGNTNYEFVELLEELDDTSTDNNINKKLDTYPFLPLHLLYYYMNLCSNVNYFDNLYDPYNESQTYEVGMSNESNMEYDDDNSNEDDTYDDHDNDNNNIYQDQNKYNNQNYDNYDEDGENQNIHQHNEENSYNKNVSKKRKLCDYQNKEPFIINNDGFFYKGCEYHNYICIKNNKLDEVNKPIKEYSNLYTFLEKEKKKKKKNLLTSQVNYNNIYYTNIDPNERYTDNMFLNSNYINKYDIENGVKNIGSALYNENNLDFLIKLISKSIIFLNMNIFKLATMNFNKFSGRNLYKILKCRLKTLFFVKSILNVLFNFFYNLTHDNNEFITLKTYRNNELFYSLLYLLNKLLSFSDWLGSNNITEYNHHSSIYILRYNIIYILRIFYIWFNKTSDNQSFLFRSVLKYTRLIPSYSISGMLLLLTFLDFKYIFPSYVYSFYISKDLKNICFEGTKSAINVNEEQDEEEENEGEQNREDEFILEDSELDDLDYIDEDEDDNNEENDEDNDEDNDEDNQGDHNDHDLDEEDIKHPKGKRKGTKKKESIKKTTINKRAGRKAKNKVEDVKKEDNEKMSDYDEQVEEEIIKEEVTNECDNKKGKRGRRASTKSKKSEDTQNLKEETIHNNNNNNNNKEDIHLDNNLIDEEKNMDSKINDNNMCNTMYEESTIIGMPNYNKLDIFKNNYETFILYSNMLNNNDGTAFFSDEEEDIELNEDKKKEAKKEEINEEDDEQNEYIKQEKELYEEEEKEDNKDDEEKRNHIDHSLERQSESHHLQSQEEKDDLYSQRGSALNIYENKEYNYYGYNNIYMDKKNDYSNNMFLRKEKELEKIILYYKLNNPFYLNEKGNNQGVYLCCDIDIRKQIMNENYCKHFRVFNLNYSSDDYEEIFFEDYKKRGFYMRKNYISLIGNLSMNFKNIKDRLDVLTNEKEKGISSNININNNNNSNSNSNNNMMNSLEDNILKKNFIGNNFKGMSFLTSKRILNNKNNNNISSKNSMNISNDRLNNNSYRENKNMLRDNLKHDESTLFNIDERKGEKLLNTNDNNKNNICKKKIKRIEYITRPCPYSIKNFLQVNDINYDENNNSNIFNCYYNETKEDDHEDVILNKLRREEYLYDQHISLNYLNEEERTKICLIRKELKNKEYTNFEDFCDYLNYIIRISKSNNIIARCLSVQCCVVFINHRIPIFTILYDHIYKIISKLKEFNSLSGNNKKDYRSSSIVMNKINYFSFFSYNNTQLNNIYYTYNEEIYLLKELSNMFSFLLDIIKICFFNNYKNNYNKLIKLLYLPSEKLLIILYNFINKLKKIFPQELIRFIIKISSTIFHGYTYVLFLFFHKHSIFYNNTSENMQINKMNINLEVTNNKININNNNNNNNNNNDDDDNLICDDHYLFYHKDEFFKERQYLKRVQKTSTNEYEERACYNKLTSVNSLQYNEKELFSCPNYMKYIKYFIQYYFELINTKNVVDRNNKEILYKYTDYVDLKTVQYCLINIYEIIKNKIFYFFTFFKVEKNLINLFFTYIHNYKDHRKKIPCIFYKARGKNIIINTNNNKEKNNNKEKNNNIDHNNNDVIYDHNNNEEIHNHIKYYNDDIIFFHVYDFSIRLNKHINIANLLDFFSFYFDIIEETNYKIIELYEYAYIIDIILNIIITIINYNYNSIFILFQLVHTEFPPVLLKYIKKEIKRVHTNKGIGTKINVQNQKVEFKGSNCDMSTNKISQMDSRNTTNTTTDYSNGHNKKHVKFLEDFKKEFLNNVLNSLNNLYDFIVNKMDRKLANNNGVSEDPSFVERDENKNEEHTNEEHTNEGNTNEGNTNEGNTNEGNTNEEHTNEKDTNEENTNEGNTNEEHTNIKDIYEKVINEDNLNNDNHDNNNNYYDDFHINMNCSLDILSKYILNMIKKLTLIKDAAVLHLDICFVPYISFKDFLMFASYNLNELNNLYSRERMKKHAEIHNNEMIHLFDEQGPPSKKKKKIENIDTDNEMNKDIFYDDVNMNNLNKINNEENENTTVDTFICNNDFKNNDYNIFNICCNNNKKGYLFFFHNMFNNLNLMINNRYLYNKMVDVFFSKNILNKIMKGYESHQHLDNNYLLTIKNINSNNIIPSVNKKLYDYCSHFFSDIQSKIYLNENDEDIKSFTVFNIGQDNKTKEIDENHILYNYIKILKDIEENQKLEKKKVKFSNLKNINTKGKQYKKSDKNTFEDPFRNRKTVSSRAPSKHVDDYEASNIMQNNTSSVNVEEKTNVHNNNNNNIKVLTNNITNEQKEANYLLLNKNKNDNINSTHEENPNITNFMTNELDNSKILNNKTLSNGLNNTYHNEEIYNKNENNYDDNDDNYYNYQDGENEYDNYDDVYNNNYNYYDDDDDNFQEGEDQYNNYDQNNSNYMMNKNVESINGNIYSYNSENNNISGKQINNIKNHNNNNDNHMDNHINKDQGYQTNIYENNQTYNNNNNIETKTNNESNSQNKNNQYEDCTCYQFNLLGWKEFSEDGHKNDLDVCKIVNKPFLLRDPRIKMKFLKILERHNNIKDIFKKLGVDIK